The DNA sequence ACTGTTTTCCTCCCCCCCCTAACTTCCTTACTTTCCTCCTCCTAACTCAACATGCAGGGAGTAATTATCCGACTAGTTTTGCAAGTAAATATTCTATAAGATCAGAGATAAACATATTCCATGCAATCCTAGCATAATTCTCCATAGAAAATTCAGATAACAAGCTGTAACTCAAGTAACAACTCTCGGTTATCAcagttttcttttcccttcaacttttaatcattttaaatttcagttcCAGCCACAAATCACACCCACAGGCTCATAACAGACAAAATAAGTATAAAACCAGCATTTTCCAGCAAACtttataccaaaatatccactcaactccaagaaattccatcgGTTAAGCTGGAAAGTGTTATGACAGTCATGCGATTTCCTACTCAAAACTCCAGCCATTAAAATTAGATTTTTCACCATGAATTTCACATGCAATTCCAGATAATGAATATACCACCACCACCCCCCAAAGCAAACACTCTACCTAGAAATGTGCTTCTCAGAAATGGAGAAGATGCTTGTCAGAGATGGGAATCGAATAGCCAAAAAACTAAATCTACCATGCAATGCAAGAACATGTCTACCATGCAATGCAAAATTAGACACAAAATACTGAAATTACCTCAAACTATGGCTTGAATCCCTAACTTCTCGGTTTCCCCAAGCTTCAAGATCTGAACTCCACCCACCACCCAAGCTTTGAAGCCCTAATTTCTGATTTGTTGCCACCAAGCCAACACAACAGTCGAATTAGGGATTTGCCTGGTGCGAGCTCAACCAAGTTACCCAAATGGGTGCGAGTTCATGGACGGCAATTGACTCAAATTGGTGGTGCGAACTTGAAACAGAGAGAGAGGACAAAGGCAGAGGacaacaagagagggagaagatGTCTGAAATAAAGGCGGTACTAATGACGCCAAAGTAAATTAGTCAAgcctcttgaatttttcaatttgccGCGCTACTAATAGCAATTTTTGTGTGCTTGGGCAAAATTTCGTTAAAGCTATATAACAGCTAAAAATCTTGTTACagctatatacaatataatataacagctaaaaattttgttaaagctatataacaactaaaaatgtaacaaataaaaattttgcaagagctatatacaatataatataacaatcaaaaaatttgttacagctatataacaactaaaaatataacaaataaaaattttgttaaagctatatacagtgtaatataacaactaaaaatataaaaataattaaaaattcaaGAGAAGCTAACAAAAAACATTCTTTTAATCAAAATGTTTTCGCTTACTCAATTTATTTTATGCTGCTAGCAATTATGTACGGCTTGTAGTCTAACAAGCCATTGGAAGGATCGAATTAGTTTatgaaacaagaaaattaaCTTGTGAATACATGAAGTTTCCATTGACAAACATTGGGATTAGAattgattgaacataaacattgaatatatatatatatattcaatgttttcaattccaaagcaattgccattgaactttgtgttaattagaaacttcctatcacttacaagatcttactattgaacttttcaatgattaaccTTAGGCTTACACTTACAATGcattgattgaacataaacatatatatattcaatgttttcaattccaaagcaattgccattgaactttgtgttaattagaagcttactatcacttacaagatcttactattgaacttttcaatgattaaccTTATGCTTACGCTTACAACAcattgattgaacataaacacatatgtatatatattgaatgttttcaattccaaagcaattgccattgaactttgtgttaattagaagcttactatcacttacaagatcttaatattgaacttttcaatgattaaccTTAGGTTTACACTTACAACGcattgattgaacataaacatATAGTATGATCGGTTTGATCGATTCGATCGTGCTTGATCGGTTCGATCGTGTCTCCTTTTCACTTTGAAGGATAATCTAAAATTGtgactaaaccgattaaattcGATCAAAGATCAGTTGGACTAGAAAGCTCTATCGGAATTAACTTTTTGTATTGTTAttggtttaaaaaataattttttcatggtattaaaaaattatttaagaaatttatagattaaagtttcaaaatatttcTATTGATCAAAAATTAGACCTCGGCTTATTGGGAAAAAGAATTGGCCATAATATAATGATTCACAAATGTAATATTACAGCTTACAATTAATGGAATTGCTTATAAAATAATGACCAGTATTTATCCAGCCCATTGGGCTCTTAAAATGAGTAATGGGTTCCTTGGAAAGTTGGATAGTTTTATGTTTGGTCTGAAATGATTTGCACATTCCGTACGTTGCCAATTGTTCTCCCCAAATCATAGCCTCGATTGCCAATTGTTGTCATGccattaaaagaaaaatcattccaATACCATTTTTATGAATAAGACTGACGATTACTAACCAAGACTAGAAATCCAAAAACTGGACCATGGGAGTATCAATGAAAGAAAGGCCTTAAAGAGGCAAATTAATACACTAGTTTTAACTAATAACACCAAGTCTTTTATCACATCTGTCAGAAGGCTTAACATGACAAAAAACTAAGAATGTCGGTCATAttagtaaaatacaaaaaaaaaatgcaaaacccATCGACAAAAGGAAATAAAGCCTAGGCCTAGCAATTGAAACAGAGAAGAATAGGGCCAGTAAGCTTCAAAGCTATAAAAGATTctaaatcaaattatattggGACAAATCAACTTCAATCCCAAGTCCATTCTTACGAACCCAACTAATTTCCTCATTTTCATTCTCAACAACAGGATTGCCAACATCACTTTGCAAATATGTCTCAACATCCATAGTTGTGCCCATGTTATATCCAGCTCTTGCAGTGGTAGAGATAACCACTTGCCAATCCTTATCAGTTGGATCTTCCACATAAAAAATCTGTGATGCATGTGAAGCGAGTATAAATGGCTCAACATGAGGCCTCACGTTTgcaaaattgactaaagtaaACCCATCAGCATCTTGTTTAATTCTCGAACCATTTGATATCCAATCACATTCGAATAACACCACCCGACGACCTCCGTAAATtaattcaatcatttttttcaaGACGCCGAAGTAAACtagttcactcaaaactggattttgatccCTTATACTTGCAAAATTGGATGTTGTTGCATTGACTGTAACACCACTATTctgcgtttttcttttcttctcaacttCTTTGGTGTGAAACCGAAATCCATTAACAACAAACCTGTCATGTTGGATTCCAACAACATCTGGACCTTTAGCAAGGAACCTCAACTCTCTCAACACCGAAACATTTTGAGGAAGTTCTAACTTGTCaatctgtaaaaaaaaaaagagtaaataaataaataaaaaaaagatgaaactaTATTTGAAGTCCTACAATTCAAATTGTACTTAATATTCAGAATTTTACTTACATGTTCAGCAAACCAACATGCAAAATTTTCGCTGTGCAAGCGCTCTTTTAGATGCTGTGGAATTTGAGGATGTCATTCTTCTATCAATATACGATGCTGCCTAGAAGTACATGAGTCAAAATTGTAATCATGCATTGAAttctacaataaaattttaatgcatCAAGTTGTAGTTGAACTTACTCTATGTAAGGTGTGACAGCatcacaattaaataaaatatactgATGTGCTTTACTCAAGATATGAGCATCAAAGACTGTTGGCTTGCCCCTCCCCAAAGGATGTCCTGATTCAGAGAATATatctaaaccatcttcaatttccttatgtacttcttcatttctgcttgGACGATTGAATTTTGTCTCAACATAGTCCGCAAGATACAATGAGCAAAAGTTAATGCATTCTTCTGCCAAGTACCCTTGAGCAATCGAACCTTCAGGCCTACTTTTATTTCGAACATAAGATTTTAATGTTCCTAAGTACCTAAAGTATCATCATTCCAACCTCTCTAATTAGTTCCACAAatcaaagaaagcaaaaaaggaATAAACATTTAAGGCATAATGAGAATTACAAGCAGTACCTCTCTATAGGATACATCCAACGATAATACACCGGGCCACCTAATTTCACTTCAGTTGCCAAATGAACAACTAAATGCACCATGACATCGAAGAAGGTTGGTGGGAAGCATTTCTCAAGATCGCAGAGTATGACGGCAATTTCACTTTCCAAACGAACCACATCTTGAGGACaaataactttagaacaaaGCTGCCTGAAATATCTACTCAATCGAATCAAAGGATAGCGCACTGATTTTGGCAAAGTCTTTCTCAAAGCTATAGGCATCAATTGCTGCATTAGGATATGATTATCATGACTTTTAAGCCCTGAAATTCTTGGTGGTTTTACTCGAACGCATCTTGAGACATTAGCTGCATAACCATCTGGAACTTTCACTTTTTTTAGCACATTGCAAAACatagttttctgttttttatcCATTGCAAAGGAAGATGGAGGTAAGTACACCTTTCCAGGTTCTGTCTCAATGGGATGCAGCTCTTTTCTTATTCCCATTTCTCTCAAATCACGGCGGGAATTATAATGGTCCTTTGCTTTATCCTCAATATCCAGCAATATCCCCCAAATATTTTCACAAACATTCTTCTCAATGTGCATGAAGTCAAGATTGTGTCTTAAGACATTATCTTTCCAATATggcaattcaaagaaaatactcCTCTTTTTCCAATTGAAAGGCAGCTTCGGATTACCTTTCACAAGTTTTCCAAATTAATTTGCAAGTCTCCCAATTCACTCACAATCATATCCCCGGTTTGCAAAGGTGGTCGCTTTCCATGTTCTTCGGTGCCATCAAAGAATTGGGCTTGCTTTCTAAATTTATGCTTACTATCTAAGAATCTCCGATGACCCATATAGCAATATTTGAAACTATGAGTCAACCGTCGTGCATGAGTGAACTTGTGACAAACAGGACAAGCATATTCACCTTTAGTGCTCCAGCCAGATAACATTGCATATCCAGGGAAATCACTAATGGTCCACAACAGAGCTAcatgcaattgaaaattttctttttgggatgCATCATAAGTTTGAATGCCAAAATCCCACAATTCGGTCAATTCTTTAACTAGAGGCTGTAGATAAACATCAATATTATTCCCAGGAGAGAATGGTCCGGGTATTAACAAGGACAACATGAAGTACGGTTGCTTCATACACATCCACGGAGGTAAGTTATATGGTATTAAAACTACAAGCCAAGTACTGTGTGTAGAACTCATGTTGTTGAATGGATTAAACCCGTCAGATGCCAACCCCAATCTAACATTTCGACAATCCTTAGCAAATTCTGGATGTAGATGGTCAAAAGTTTGCCAAGCTGGAGAATCAGCTGGATGTCTCATACAACCATCTTTTGTACGTTTTTCCTCATGCCATCTCatttgagatgcaattttagaagacataaatagTCTTTGTAATCTAGGTTTTAAGGGAAAATGCCACAACactttttgaggaattttccttttttccccaGTTGGATCATTTTCTGAAGCAACCCACCTAAGCTCGTTACATGTTTCGCATGAAGTCCTTTTCTCAGCACTACCCCAATAAAGAGAACAATCATTAGGACATGCATCGATCTTTTCATAACCCAACCCCAATGTATTCATCAATTTCTCAGCCTCATAGTAAGAAGACGGCAAATTAGTCATGGCCTCTGGAAATGCTTCTCTCAACAGCTCAACAAGCATATTAAAAATCTTGTTACTCATCTTACCCAGGCATTTTAGGTGAAGCAAACGAATAATGAAAGACAATTTCGAGAAATTTTTGCAACCCCTGTACAAATCCTGTTGAGAATCATCAatcaatttgtaaaatttttcagCCTCTGAAACAGGAATGTCCCCTTCTCTATTCAATTCATTTGTTCCATGTGGTATCCCAAATACATCATGGACCAAGTCTTGCATGTCATTAGTCCCATTTGAAACCCCAGTTGATGTATTTTCAGAATTAGATGTGGCTTCATTGTAGTTTGAAAGTTCTCCATGTGCTATCCAATTATTATAACCCTTGATAAATCCTACCACTTTCAAATGATCATATGCTTCCATTTTTGTCACACAAACACCCATGCCGCAATCTTTGCAAGGACACAAAATCTTTCCGTCACAACTTGATCTAGAAAATGCAAAGTTTAGAAACATTTGAAGTCCTGTCTCGTACTTTTCACTTGTTCTTGGAAAATCCATCCATCTTTTATCCATACTTTGAATATAAATAAATGTCCTCCAACAAGCTTCCAAGAGCATGCAAACAACAACTACACATTAGTACTTAGAAAACTAGACAAATCCCATAAAATCATTGAGAATAACAAGCGCCCTGATTTTTTAAACTCAGGCCATGGCTTACAAGTCCCTAATTTCAAGTTCAAGAATTTACAGTCTACTAAATAAAGCAGCCCAGCAAATAAAGGAAATcaacaaaatgcaaaatttctcAACAATCTGTAAAAACAGAATTTGCAAGCAAGCGGATAGAAATTTTATTTACCTAATACCAGAACAAAGCCCTTCGTACCAACTCCTGCACTCGCGTCTTCGCAAAACTCCTAACTTCAATCTGAAATGTCAAAGGTTAAACAAACACATGAGCATGAA is a window from the Coffea eugenioides isolate CCC68of unplaced genomic scaffold, Ceug_1.0 ScVebR1_1080;HRSCAF=1873, whole genome shotgun sequence genome containing:
- the LOC113754818 gene encoding uncharacterized protein LOC113754818, whose protein sequence is MGVCVTKMEAYDHLKVVGFIKGYNNWIAHGELSNYNEATSNSENTSTGVSNGTNDMQDLVHDVFGIPHGTNELNREGDIPVSEAEKFYKLIDDSQQDLYRGCKNFSKLSFIIRLLHLKCLGKMSNKIFNMLVELLREAFPEAMTNLPSSYYEAEKLMNTLGLGYEKIDACPNDCSLYWGSAEKRTSCETCNELRWVASENDPTGEKRKIPQKVLWHFPLKPRLQRLFMSSKIASQMRWHEEKRTKDGCMRHPADSPAWQTFDHLHPEFAKDCRNVRLGLASDGFNPFNNMSSTHSTWLVVLIPYNLPPWMCMKQPYFMLSLLIPGPFSPGNNIDVYLQPLVKELTELWDFGIQTYDASQKENFQLHVALLWTISDFPGYAMLSGWSTKGEYACPVCHKFTHARRLTHSFKYCYMGHRRFLDSKHKFRKQAQFFDGTEEHGKRPPLQTGDMIVSELGDLQINLENL